A window of Choristoneura fumiferana chromosome 8, NRCan_CFum_1, whole genome shotgun sequence contains these coding sequences:
- the LOC141430724 gene encoding probable small nuclear ribonucleoprotein E, translated as MAYKGPPKVQKVMVQPINLIFRYLQNRSRVQVWLYENVNLRIEGHIVGFDEYMNIVLDEAEEVHMKTKKRKQIGRIMMKGDNITLIQNVNPNAAV; from the coding sequence ATGGCATACAAAGGCCCACCGAAAGTTCAGAAGGTGATGGTACAGCCCATCAACCTTATCTTcagatatttacaaaatagaagcAGAGTCCAAGTTTGGTTGTACGAAAACGTAAATCTACGGATCGAGGGTCACATTGTCGGCTTTGACGAATACATGAATATTGTGCTGGACGAAGCTGAAGAAGTGCATATGAAGACCAAAAAGAGGAAGCAAATCGGAAGAATAATGATGAAAGGAGATAATATTACGCTTATCCAAAACGTCAACCCGAACGCTGCAGTGTAa